Sequence from the candidate division WOR-3 bacterium genome:
GATTTGAAGAGGATTTGCAAAAGAATGTTGGAGAGGATTATAATATAAGTATGGAAAATTTAAAAATAAATCCAGAAGAAATTGAGAAAATAAAAGAAGAGGCAATAAAGTTGTATAAAAATGCAAAAGAAACATTAAATAAATCTCCCTTGGATGATGAGGGAGAATATTATGAAGAAATAAAATATGTTCAGGAGGCTTATGGAGCTTTATGGCTTTCTATTTTAAAGGCTCTTGATTATGCTTTACTAAAAACAGGAAAAATAATTAAAAAAGAATTGCCTCAAAGTTCTGAAGCATATAGAGATTATATAAATAAATATTTATTGCATAGAGATGGAAAATTAAGAAAAACATTTGAAATTTTATATGATGAAATTCATATTGGAGGTTATTATAGAGGATTGAACAGATCAAAAAGAAAAATAAAAATAGATTTTGAAGATGCAAAAAAATTTCTTCAAAAATTAGGGATAGAAGTTGAAGATTAAAGACATTCAGACCCAGAAAGCAATCTTTTTTTTAAATGAAGTTTATAATGTTCTTTATGATGTATTTTTATGTTTTGAGTTTTCAAGCTAAATCTCAATTTACTAAACCAGATTTGATCTATTTAATTGTTATATTTTAAAAGCACTTGGAGAAAAAAGAGAATGTTAGATGATAAATAACCTAAGTTAAATCTCTGAACTTTCTATAGAATTGGTGAAATATTACATCAGAATTTTTATAAAATTCGTTAAAAAATATGCTTGATGAAGATAAAAATATAAAAATCCTTGTGTTTCAAGGAGAAATACTTTGAAAAATTTTAAAAAGATAATAGAATTATTGTATAAAGGTTATTATTTTATAAGACCGAAAGGATTTAAAATACCATGTTATAATTTGGAGGATATAGAGAGAAAATATAGTGAAATAGTGTCTAAAAAGATTAAGGTTAAATAGTTTATGAAAAATATGGAGAAAAGTTAATGCGTGAAGCATTCAATATTGCAAAGAGTAATGTTTTCTTATGGAAGAAGAAGCTAAAAGATAAAAAATTATGATGTTTCTGCTCTTATTCTTGAATCAAGGGCACCGATAAGGAGAAAACAAAGACTTTTTATCCTGAAGTTATTGAATATATAAAGAAAAGGAGATGGGAAATTCTGCGACTTGGACAAATTCCTTTGAAAAAAGAATTAGATGAATTTTTAAAAAAATAAAGGAATAAAGCCAATTTCTGCTTCTATTATTGCAAAAATAATAAGATATCTTAAAGATAGAAATGAAATTATAAATCCAAAAGTCAAATTTCTTTTTATGCAAAAACTGGTAAAGTGGTAATAGGGGAGAAGAGGAAAAAGAAAAAATTGAGAAGAGGTAATTTCACGCCAAATTCTCATTAACAAGCAGAAATGCAAGAGATTTTCTGGAAAAGCTAATAAAAATAATGCTATTTAAAGTAAAAAGAGTCCAAACTGATAACGGAAGCGAATTTATGGGAGAATTTGAAGAATTACTTAATAAATTAAACATTATTCATTTCTTTAATTATCCTAAAGATCCTCAGAGTAATGCTTTTGTAGAAAGATTTAATAGAACTCTCCACGAACATTTAATTGAGTGGAATTTAAAGGAGATTATTCAGCCTGATAAATTCAACTACTATTTGATGAATTACCTTCTATGGTATAATACACAAAAACCACATCAAGCCCTTAACACTTTTTCACCTATTGAATACTTTTTGAAAAAATATGTAAAGAACAATTATTATTCTAATATGTATATAAATCGTACATACTCTTGACAAAAAGGTGATAAGATGAAATAATAAAAATATGAAAATTTTAAAAAGAAATAAATCGGTGAATATAAAAGGATTAAAAAAATTACTTGTTGATATAGTAAAAAAAATATTAGAAGGAAAAGCATATGAAATACCAGCTCTTTTCATTTGGGGACCTCCTGGTGTTGGTAAATCCACAATCATTAAAGAGGTGGCAAAAGAATATAATTTAGAAGTTATAGATTTGAGACTCGCACAAATTGACCCTGCTGATCTTAGAGGTATTCCATTCCCAGATAAAGATACAAAAAGATTAGTCTGGTGGATCCCAGAATTCTTCCCAAAAGATGGAAAAGGTTTCCTCTTTTTAGATGAGTTAAATTTAGCAGACCTTTCAATTCAAGCAACTGCCTATCAACTTGTTCTTGATAGAAGAGTTGGTAATTACAAACTACCTGACGGCTGGTATGTAATAGCAGCTGGAAATAGAAAAGAAGATGCGGTAAATGTATTTGATATGCCTGACCCTTTGGTTTCAAGATTTATTCATATAGAAGTAGAACCAGACCTTGATGCCTGGATTGAATGGGCAGTAAAAAAAGGAATATCCGAAGAAATAATCGCTTATTTGAAATATAAACCCGAGAATTTTATTAACATAAAACCTAACAGGGTTTCAATTGCTTATCCATGCCCAAGAACATGGGAATTTGCAAATACAATGTTGAAATTGACGAAAGATGTAGAAATGATTGCACTTGCTGTTGGAAACCCTGTTGCTGCTGATTTTATTGCTTTTTTAGAAGTATACAGAGAGTTGCCTGATATAGAAAAAGTTTTAGAGACAGGAGAAATAAATTTTCCACCCCGCGAAAAAACCTCCATATGGTGGGTTATTTCAACTGCTTTAGGTTTAAGACCTAAAAATCAAAGACATATAGATAATGTTGCAAAGATTTTACTCGAGATTAGAAAAAATTTTGTTGAGTATGGTTCGTATATATTGAATTTGATTCTCAAAGATAATGAAAAGGGGTTAATGCTCATGAAAAGCAGATTTTATAAGGAATTAAGAGAAGCATATTTTGATTCTCTGCTTTAAATCAAAAAGAAACCAATGAGAACAAAGGAATTTGAAAAGGCAATTGTAAAAGTGGTGATTGAGCACCCCTTTTTCAGAAAACTCTTATTAGAAACGGTTTTTGAAGAAGACTCGAATATACTCACTGCCTGTGTTTACGGAGACGGAAGATTTAAGATTAACACAGAATGGTTCAAAAATCTAAGTGAATCTGATAAAGTTTTTGTTATAGTTCATGAAATTTTGCATATTGCTTTATGTCACTTCACAAGATTAAATAATAGAGAT
This genomic interval carries:
- a CDS encoding integrase core domain-containing protein — protein: MLFKVKRVQTDNGSEFMGEFEELLNKLNIIHFFNYPKDPQSNAFVERFNRTLHEHLIEWNLKEIIQPDKFNYYLMNYLLWYNTQKPHQALNTFSPIEYFLKKYVKNNYYSNMYINRTYS
- a CDS encoding DUF5618 family protein, yielding MENLKINPEEIEKIKEEAIKLYKNAKETLNKSPLDDEGEYYEEIKYVQEAYGALWLSILKALDYALLKTGKIIKKELPQSSEAYRDYINKYLLHRDGKLRKTFEILYDEIHIGGYYRGLNRSKRKIKIDFEDAKKFLQKLGIEVED
- a CDS encoding MoxR family ATPase, with the translated sequence MKILKRNKSVNIKGLKKLLVDIVKKILEGKAYEIPALFIWGPPGVGKSTIIKEVAKEYNLEVIDLRLAQIDPADLRGIPFPDKDTKRLVWWIPEFFPKDGKGFLFLDELNLADLSIQATAYQLVLDRRVGNYKLPDGWYVIAAGNRKEDAVNVFDMPDPLVSRFIHIEVEPDLDAWIEWAVKKGISEEIIAYLKYKPENFINIKPNRVSIAYPCPRTWEFANTMLKLTKDVEMIALAVGNPVAADFIAFLEVYRELPDIEKVLETGEINFPPREKTSIWWVISTALGLRPKNQRHIDNVAKILLEIRKNFVEYGSYILNLILKDNEKGLMLMKSRFYKELREAYFDSLL